The proteins below come from a single Metarhizium brunneum chromosome 1, complete sequence genomic window:
- the mdlC gene encoding Benzoylformate decarboxylase produces the protein MALRTRLARKVHFRPLPPSAASRRFRPLARLPPSPESPPAAPFSTSRYSRQAPDRASMAASQLTQAPYTTAFALFEALWEAGITACFVNVGSDHPSVLEAIVKGKRERPNAWPRIITCPAEMTAISMADGYARVSGRPQAVLVHVDVGTQALGHGVHNASVGRVPVFIFAGMCPYTEAGELTGSRTEYMHWLQEAPDQKAIVRQYCRYTGEVRTGLNVKQTVGRALQFASSAPKGPVYVAGAREVLAQEVQPYSLDQAQWVPVGPGALPEDAVAAIARALVQARRPLVVTGYSGRDRRCPGLLVALADLVPGIRVHDTGGSDVCFPFEHPASEGFRLAFDECTRDTDLVFLLDCDVPWIPARNPPPDDATIYHVDCDPLNQQIPVSFFPAHGRWKADSFTALSQLVEYIKNDAALAKQLQDPEYAARGAAREKVHASRLAEIAAQARLGDDEPLNAANIGSLLKTALPESTTFVIEAVTAAQTLSDQLQPSRPGSWINCGATGIGWSNGAALGVKMALTDLESDQARQHSLVCQVVGDGSFMCAAPSSALWVASKYEIPVLTIVLNNGGWKAPRNSAQLVYPDGLAAGATDDEINISFCPTPNYAALAEAAAGSGAGGGGLADDDGAWMRGVRVKTVADLKRALEMVESRVIQQRKGMLLEVML, from the exons atggcattgCGCACTCGCCTGGCACGCAAAGTCCACTTCCGCCCCCTACCTCCCTCGGCCGCGTCGCGTCGCTTCCGCCCACTCGCACGTCTCCCACCCTCACCAGAGTCACCACCCGCAGCGCCCTTTTCAACGAGCCGGTATTCGCGCCAGGCCCCGGACCGTGCCAGCATGGCCGCCTCGCAGTTGACGCAAGCGCC GTACACGACCGCGTTCGCCCTATTCGAGGCGCTCTGGGAA GCCGGCATCACGGCATGTTTTGTCAACGTCGGGTCCGACCACCCGTCGGTCCTGGAAGCCATCGTCAAGGGCAAGCGGGAACGGCCCAACGCGTGGCCGCGCATCATCACATGCCCGGCTGAGATGACGGCGATTTCCATGGCGGACGGGTACGCGCGCGTATCGGGTCGGCCGCAAGCCGTGCTGGTGCACGTCGACGTCGGGACGCAAGCCCTCGGGCACGGCGTGCACAACGCCAGCGTCGGCCGCGTGcccgtcttcatctttgcCGGCATGTGCCCCTACACcgaggccggcgagctgACGGGCTCGCGCACCGAGTACATGCACTGGCTGCAGGAGGCGCCGGACCAAAAGGCCATTGTGCGCCAGTACTGCCGGTACACGGGCGAGGTGCGCACGGGGCTCAACGTCAAGCAGACGGTCGGGCGCGCGCTGCAGTTCGCCAGCAGCGCGCCCAAGGGCCCCGTCTACGTGGCCGGCGCGCGCGAGGTGCTCGCCCAGGAGGTGCAGCCGTACTCGCTGGACCAGGCGCAGTGGGTGCCCGTCGGGCCCGGTGCGCTGCCGGaagacgccgtcgccgccattgcccgCGCCCTCGTGCAGGCGCGCCGCCCGCTCGTCGTCACCGGATACTCGGGCCGGGACCGCCGCTGCCCGGGCCTCCTGGTCGCCCTGGCCGACCTGGTCCCCGGCATAAGGGTCCACGACaccggcggcagcgacgtgTGCTTTCCCTTTGAGCACCCCGCCTCCGAGGGCTTCCGCCTCGCCTTCGACGAGTGCACCCGCGACACCGACCTGGTCTTCCTGCTTGACTGCGACGTGCCCTGGATTCCGGCCCGGAACCCGCcccccgacgacgccaccATCTACCACGTCGACTGCGACCCGCTCAACCAGCAGATTCCCGTCTCCTTCTTCCCCGCCCACGGGCGCTGGAAGGCCGACAGCTTCACCGCACTCAGCCAGCTTGTCGAGTATATCAAAAACGACGCCgcgctggccaagcagctccAAGACCCCGAGTACGCTGCCCGCGGCGCGGCCCGCGAAAAGGTCCACGCCTCTCGGCTGGCGGAAATCGCGGCCCAGGCTCGtctcggcgacgacgagccccTGAATGCCGCCAACATTGGCAGCCTTCTCAAGACGGCGCTCCCCGAGTCGACGACGTTTGTGATTGAGGCCGTCACCGCTGCCCAGACGCTGTCCGACCAGCTGCAGCCCAGCCGGCCCGGGAGCTGGATCAACTGCGGCGCGACGGGCATCGGCTGGAGCAACGGGGCCGCCCTCGGCGTCAAGATGGCCCTGACGGACCTGGAAAGCGACCAGGCCCGCCAGCACAGTCTTGTTTGCCAGGTCGTCGGCGACGGGAGCTTCATGTGCGCGGCGCCCTCGAGCGCGCTGTGGGTTGCGAGCAAATACGAGATTCCTGTGCTGACGATTGTGTTGAACAACGGAG GCTGGAAGGCGCCTCGCAACTCGGCGCAACTCGTCTACCCCGACGGCCTTGCTGCCGGCGCTACTGATGACGAGATTAACATTTCCTTTTGCCCGACGCCAAACTATGCCGCTTTGGCGGAAGCGGCGGCCGGGTCGGGGGCTGGTGGGGGGGGTTTGGCTGACGACGACGGAGCCTGGATGAGGGGTGTCCGAGTGAAGACGGTCGCGGACCTGAAAAGGGCCCTCGAGATGGTGGAATCGCGCGTGATTCAGCAGCGTAAAGGCATGCTGCTCGAGGTTATGCTGTAG
- the SAT4_1 gene encoding Satratoxin biosynthesis SC1 cluster protein 4: MAPQLSGVSTSPLPTFTPALKPPPGVVSNPEHPASLAYLADITIAICIPLVTVFFLLRSYVRIFIKRVWLFEDALVTTAWAGTVAYCGIMRATMSNHGGQHGWDITIDDAHQAAYWFNVAAIEYGVMIGVTKLAVLWLYRRVFSPIRWSKFDLTIVTLIVIIFGFYGSTSLVKIFECNPRAKIWNPSVPGKCVDIHIILNVSGAFNTVTDYLILLLPVHAVRKLQMDRLKRVLVVLAFTFGLCAPIFATIGFVVRLRNSGNPDSSWKQPEILLWGAAELASGNLCVCFPELAVLFRKKNRTRSGPRRPTGSELKESQELKNGRKPPSDPYFTKSLMSTMFSTTDGDAQYVELQDQPSCKATPARPYR, translated from the exons ATGGCGCCGCAGCTGTCGGGCGTGTCGACGAGCCCGCTGCCCACCTTCACGCCGGCCctgaagccgccgccgggcGTCGTGTCGAACCCCGAGCACCCGGCGTCGCTGGCGTACCTCGCCGACATCACCATCGCGATATGCATCCCGCTCGtcaccgtcttcttcctcctgcGCAGCTACGTCCGCATCTTCATCAAGCGCGTCTGGCTGTTCGAGGACGCCCTCGTCACCACCGCCTGGGCCGGCACCGTGGCCTACTGCGGCATCATGCGAGCCACCATGTCGaaccacggcggccagcacgGCTGGGACATCACCATCGACGACGCCCACCAGGCCGCCTACTGGTTCAACGTGGCCGCCATCGAGTACGGCGTCATGATTGGCGTCACCAAGCTGGCCGTGCTGTGGCTGTACCGCCGCGTCTTCTCGCCCATCCGCTGGAGCAAGTTTGACCTGACCATTGTCaccctcatcgtcatcatcttcggcTTCTACGGCAGCACGTCGCTCGTCAAGATTTTCGAGTGCAACCCGCGCGCCAAGATCTGGAACCCCTCGGTGCCCGGCAAGTGCGTCGACATTCACATCATACTCAACGTGAGCGGCGCCTTCAACACCGTCACCGACTACCTgatcctgctgctgcccgtCCACGCCGTGCGCAAGCTCCAGATGGACCGGCTCAAGAGGGTCCTCGTCGTGCTCGCCTTTACGTTCGGCCTGTG CGCCCCCATCTTTGCCACCATCGGCTTCGTCGTGCGCCTCCGAAACAGCGGCAACCCGGACTCGTCGTGGAAGCAGCCCGAGATCCTGCTCTggggcgccgccgagctcgCCTCGGGCAACCTGTGCGTCTGCTTCCCCGAGCTCGCCGTCCTCTTCCGCAAGAAGAACCGCACGCGCAGCGGGCCTCGCCGCCCGACGGGCTCGGAGCTCAAGGAGTCCCAGGAGCTGAAGAACGGGAGGAAGCCGCCCTCGGACCCCTACTTCACCAAGAGCCTCATGAGCACCATGTTTAGCACCACCGACGGGGACGCACAGTACGTCGAGCTGCAAGACCAACCCAGCTGCAAAGCGACCCCTGCCAGGCCGTACCGTTGA
- the prlL_1 gene encoding MFS transporter prlL, which yields MHSPEKPPGEGRPSQQAPSDSEYAATEPTAIATLADDDVLSDAEAARLIRKIDWHVLPMLFLIYVVAFLDRSNVSNALTMSMPRELGLTGQQPNISLAVFFVPYIVFEIPSNLLMKRLSPHVWLSLCVLGFGVTELCQGFIQGYGGLLATRFFLGLFEAGIFPGSFYLISFWYRRDESQKRFTVYFCSVILASAFGGLLASAIANMDGVRGKSNWRWIFILEGILTILVAAVSFFCVSDFPHEAAWLSEREKQAVLRKTRAGDARLEGKITRRDLANFFTDPKNYLGAVMYFSVVVPVYAFAYFTPTIVKSLGYDVLQTQLRSVPPFAAAFGLCLVLAYLSDRTDLRLPYVLVSGAILITGLAILLTVHANFSLQYAGICLVCMGALGAGPSVICWYLMNLTGHKERSIGSAWMISFGNTGGILAPFAFLPHDAPSYRLGYALCMAISVLGIVAAACYALLVLRERRRLARDGGTNKAHVPSL from the exons ATGCATAGCCCAGAGAAACCGCCTGGTGAGGGCCGTCCCTCGCAGCAGGCTCCCAGTGACTCAGAGTACGCGGCGACTGAGCCCACTGCGATTGCAACGCTGgcggacgacgacgtccTATCAGACGCAGAGGCAGCCAGGCTGATTCGGAAAATCGACTGGCATGTCCTGCCAATGCTATTTCTGATTTACGTTGTGGCGTTTCTCGACCG GTCCAATGTCTCCAACGCCCTCACCATGAGCATGCCCAGGGAGCTCGGGCTGACGGGCCAGCAGCCCAACATCtcgctggccgtcttcttcgtcccCTACATCGTCTTTGAGATCCCCTCCAACCTGCTGATGAAGCGGCTCTCGCCGCACGTGTGGCTCTCCCTCTGCGTGCTGGGCTTCGGCGTCACGGAGCTGTGCCAGGGCTTCATCCAGGGCTACGGCGGCCTGCTGGCCACccgcttcttcctcggcctcTTCGAGGCGGGCATCTTCCCGGGCAGCTTCTACCTCATCAGCTTCTGGTACCGCCGGGACGAGTCGCAGAAGCGCTTCACCGTCTACTTTTGCTCCGTCATCCTGGCCTCGGCCTTTGGGGGCCTGCTGGCctcggccattgccaacatgGACGGCGTCCGGGGCAAGAGCAACTGGCGCTGGATCTTTATCCTCGAGGGCATCCTGACGATTCTGGTGGCCGCCGTGTCCTTCTTCTGCGTCAGCGACTTTCCCCACGAGGCCGCCTGGCTGTCCGAGAGGGAGAAGCAGGCCGTGCTGAGGAAGACGCGCGCGGGGGACGCCCGGCTCGAGGGCAAGATTACCCGGCGAGATTTAGCAAACTTCTTCACCGACCCCAAGAACTACCTGGGCGCCGTCATGTATTTCT CGGTCGTCGTGCCCGTCTACGCGTTTGCCTACTTCACGCCAACCATTGTCAAGTCGCTCGGGTACGACGTGTTGCAGACGCAGCTCCGGTCTGTGCCTCCGTTCGCGGCCGCCTTCGGGCTCTGCCTCGTGCTGGCCTACCTGTCGGACCGGACAGACCTGCGGCTGCCCTACGTGCTCGTCTCGGGCGCCATTCTCATCACGGGCCTCGCCATCCTGCTCACCGTGCACGCCAACTTCTCGCTGCAGTACGCGGgcatctgcctcgtctgTATGGGTGCCCTGGGCGCCGGCCCGAGCGTCATCTGCTGGTACCTCATGAACCTGACGGGCCACAAGGAGCGAAGCATCGGCTCTGCATGGATGATTAGTTTCGGTAACACGGGCGGCATCCTGGCCCCATTCGCCTTCCTGCCGCACGACGCTCCATCCTACCGTCTCGGCTACGCGCTGTGCATGGCAATCAGCGTCCTGGGCATCGTCGCTGCCGCCTGCTACGCCCTGCTTGTCCTCCGGGAGAGGCGCAGGCTGGCCAGAGACGGCGGGACCAACAAGGCCCATGTCCCGTCGctgtga
- the prlG_1 gene encoding MFS transporter prlG, protein MADQGGKDVISRDIEDDNLAASAEVASSLSKGRKIFISATVILLNFNVTLGSSLPSGAASTLNAHFGITEKLQKPLPVAVFLVGYIFGPIIFAPMSESWGRRPAFLISFSIYTAFTLGCALAPNWPAFLFFRFMLGCGAAAPQTVSGGLFCDIYADLRPRGLAVTLLGLTSNVGPLCGPIISGFTSTRVWQWQFWCALILAGVNWPMLLAMPETFPPVLKARRIRNVSNRPSSTPAAGKAPFNLGKQARILARPIRLLSEPLVFFTDLFILYQYIIFFLYFGAYPVIFRGTYAMPDGISALMFIPTGIGAVLAIAIFVAWDRFHKRSADRGKAWALQEEYRRLPLACIGGPLFALSEFWLGWTARPSIPWVVPALSGIPLGIGIDLTFMALNNYLTDVYGIYSASALASSVFTRNVLAAVIIPLTTYPLYENLGTSWACTLLGGLCVLLTPISFAFIRWGPVLRARSPFCQKLARADGDDHRGTSVEVVVAPC, encoded by the exons ATGGCCGACCAAGGCGGAAAAGATGTCATATCGCGGGATATCGAAG ATGACAActtggcggcctcggccgAAGTAGCATCAAGCTTGTCCAAG GGACGAAAGATATTCATCTCGGCGACGGTCATTCTCCTCAACTTCAACGTCACGCTGGGCTCCTCGCTCCCCAGCGGCGCGGCATCTACCCTGAATGCCCATTTTGGCATCACGGAAAAGCTCCAAAAGCCGCTGCCTGTGGCCGTGTTTCTCGTGGGCTATA TCTTTGGCCCCATCATCTTTGCCCCCATGTCCGAGTCCTGGGGGCGCCGGCCGGCCTTTCTGATTTCCTTTTCCATATACACGGCGTTTACCCTGGGATGCGCCCTGGCACCCAACTGGCCGGCGTTCCTCTTCTTCCGGTTCATGCTGGGgtgcggcgcggcggcgccccAGACCGTCTCGGGAGGGCTCTTCTGCGACATCTACGCCGACCTCCGGCCTCGCGGGCTGGCGGTGACACTGCTGGGCCTCACGAGCAACGTAGGCCCCCTCTGCGGGCCCATCATCTCGGGCTTCACGTCGACGAGGGTCTGGCAGTGGCAGTTTTGGTGCgccctcatcctcgccggcgtcaaCTGGCCCATGCTGCTGGCCATGCCCGAGACCTTCCCGCCCGTCCTCAAGGCTCGCCGCATCCGGAATGTCTCGAACCGTCCGTCGAGCACCCCTGCCGCTGGCAAAGCACCCTTCAACCTTGGGAAGCAGGCGCGGATCCTCGCGCGCCCGATTCGCCTCCTCTCGGAGccgctcgtcttcttcaccgacctcttcatcctctaCCAGtacatcatcttcttcctctacTTCGGGGCGTACCCCGTCATCTTCCGCGGCACGTACGCCATGCCGGACGGCATCTCTGCCCTCATGTTCATCCCGACGggcatcggcgccgtgctggccatcgccatctttgTCGCCTGGGACCGGTTTCACAAACGCAGCGCCGACAGGGGCAAGGCCTGGGCGCTGCAGGAGGAGTACAGGCGGCTGCCGCTCGCGTGCATCGGGGGGCCCCTTTTCGCCCTCTCCGAGTTCTGGCTGGGCTGGACCGCTCGGCCGAGTATCCCTTGGGTTGTGCCGGCGCTGTCGGGCATCCCCctgggcatcggcatcgacCTGACCTTTATGGCGCTCAACAACTATCTGACCGACGTCTACGGCATCTACAGCGCGTCGGCCCTCGCCTCGAGCGTCTTCACCCGCAACGTcctggccgccgtcatcatccccCTGACCACGTATCCGCTGTACGAGAACCTGGGGACCAGCTGGGCCTGCACCCTGCTGGGGGGGTTGTGCGTGCTCCTGACCCCGATCTCGTTTGCCTTTATCCGCTGGGGCCCCGTGCTGAGGGCGCGCAGCCCCTTTTGCCAGAAGCTGGCTCGGGCCGACGGTGACGACCATCGTGGCACCTCGGTGGAAGTGGTGGTGGCGCCTTGTTGA